The DNA region gTAAAGAGTTAATCGAtgattttttaacatttatttacatTCTCCCCGAGATTAActgattattttgaaaatagtaACCAAAGCTTGAACCTGAATTCACTTCATTACCAACATTAGTCTCGTGCTCTATATCACTTAGTTAGACAAGTCTTCCCGAGATTAATTGAATGTTTAATCTCAAATCGCATAGACATTTGTATACTCATTGTTATGAACATCCAAATCAGACAATGAGCGCGATTGCGACTTACTGCCCCTTGTCGACTTTCGAACGCTCCTCAAGTTGTAACCTTCTATCCGATGCATGATTACCCAATAACACAACGTCCCAAACGTAACCATCATTATAACCGCACCAACAAATGTcgctccaaccgcaaacaaccTCTGACCATCTCCGACAACAATATAACACAACGCTAGATAAGCCACCGACAAAAACGCGCAAGCCAACCACATTAGTTTGTTAATGAAAAACATCATTTCCTTTTTCGCGTTCCTCTCCACAGCCACGACAGACGTCTGAATCACGACTACCGCCAATGATATGAACAATGCGAACGAatcaaacaagaagaaaacTGCGAACGGGACTTTCGAACCAATCCGGGCTTCTCCGAGGGATAAACCGATGGGAACGGATTTAGGATTGTCTTCGTATTGACCGGGGACGGAGAAAATCGCTGCGAAAGTTACGGTTGCGATCAGAACCGCGACAACCGTCGTCGAGTTGACGGCGTTATTGAGTCCTTCCTCGTGCATTTTGTTTAGCCTCTTGGCTATACCGCGAACTCGCCTTCTCGTTTGTCGGGTGTGTTCGAGCTGGTTGTGAACCTCGTGTTTTATATCGCTCACCGTTTGTTTCAGCTCTCGGACTCTAACTGTAATCGTCTCCCGTGGTTTAATAGATTCTGCATTTGGGACGCCGTGCTCTTTGAGAATATTTGTAATCTCCGAATTCCCGACTTTCTCTGCGGTGTCAAGAGCTGTTTCTCCTGATTTGTTTATTACGTTTGTATCGATTGATTCGTGATTAAGTAACGTTTTTACGATCTGAACACGACCCTTTCTCGCTGCTATATGCAGAGGACCGTTGCCTTTTCCGTCAACCATTTGAAGTAAAACTGGATCTGAGTTAATAAGTTGGTTTACCAATTCAATACTTGTACCTGTTGAGAATATAAAATGAGCATAAAGGCCTGTTGTTCCCATGGAGATAATGAACCTATAATTAGATTCTAGGGAAATTTTCCAACGAACAATTTCATTGAAATCTTTCAATTTCGTATTTTACTATCTATTCACAGATGGGCAACCTCTTCTATTTTGGTTCATTATGGGGATGTCTTATCAATACACAAACAAAATGTAGGAATTGAGTTCAAGTTTTCCCTACCCGGCCCTTCTCGTGGACTCTTGACATATACGAAGGGGAGTGCGGTTCCTTTGATAAATTCCTAATTCTCTATCTCGGAGatgtttgaatttttcaaaactcCATTAACATGTATAAAAGAATGGTATCTCCACTCGATCAAGCTCTTACATGCTAACAATAATACTAACTTAAAATAAGTTacaaaaaacaatttcattatgATTGTTAAAAATAGTTGATCCAAATTTTTTTATGTAGCTTGatctaaaaatatatcaaaaaacCACTTTTTTCACCTAAAAAAGtttcatataatttaatcacacaataacaaatgaaaacaaaatcacTTTTACTTTGACAATTTTCAAAAGGGATTGTATTTGTGAACGTAACAGAATACTAGTTTTCAACTGTACCTTTCACCGCCATATGGAGAGCAGTTTGGCCTTTCTTGTCAATTCTTGTTCCGATTCCTGGTTCTTTACTTAAAAGGGCTATAGCAACGTTCAAATGTCCATTTCTAGCAGAAGAATGTAAAGCGGTTTTCCCATTGCTTCTAGCTATAGTAGCCAAGCCACTATTTCTCTCCAAAAGGAAATTTACAATTTCAGTATGGCCTTGTGATGCTGCTGTGTGTAATGATGTTCTGTTTGATTGATCACATGTTAATGAAAGTTCAGGAAAAGCCTCTGTTAAGACTTTCAATATAcctgtcataataataacaaatgaaCTAGGTAAAAAATGTCATTTCATTCAAAAGATTCAAAACCATTTGTAGAAGAAAACATACCTAAATGGCCTTGTTTTGCAGCAATATGAAATGGATCATAACCATTTGTAGCTTTAAGAGAAGCCATTTCAGCATCATAATACTTAATCAACTCTTTGACTAGACCAAAATATCCACATTCTGAAGCAACATAAAGAACAGTTTCACCTGATTGATTCTTCATGGACAAAAACTTCCTTAGCTCATCAGATGAACAATCAATCAACTTTTCCAATACAAATTGTAAATCCCCTTCTCTTGCTGCTGAATGCAAAGGGGTATCATCACGTTTCCTAATCATCTGCTTCTTTTTGTTGATCATCAAGCTTTGATGTTTTACCAGAGCTTCAATAGAGTGATAGAACCGTGATTATTCAAAATCCAGTGTTTCTATGCAGACCCATATTCCAATTTCAAGATAAAGTTAATTATAGTGGAATAAACTTTTTGgggttatttgtttatttagcTAAGTGACAAGTTCTTGACTCAACAGCCGGCTGGAAATTTGTTTTCTTCACACAGAAACCCACTTAATAATTATCCGGTCAAATATTCAATCATCAACGTGGCCTCAATAATAGGCAAAATCTGTAAAGTTTTAAACCATTTCAAGGTAAGAACCCTAAAAATTAAAGACTTTAACTGGAAAATCAAAAGGGTGAACTGAAATAAGATTCATGGatccaaattaatcaaatcATGAAATACTCACATGGATAATATAGGATTCTTTAACTCTTCGAGTATTGCAGAAGAAAGTTCAAACAAGAGGCTCTTATAGGCGAAGTCTGGGATAATTTTAGAACATGAAAGCTGAACATAATTTTGTTTCAACCAATGAAGAAAGGACTGACATTCACTAGATAGATtggaaatctatatatataatgatgcttaatttttaaagtgtccggattgccgggtcgagagctgtggttaatttggatatttgggtcggattatgggttgacccgtttttaaatttaaaacggttaaaaataaaattaaaaattctagaggcatgtttcgaacttgcaacctatcaaaacaagtacaactctttaaccaactaggctacaaagactttatattttaaattcaacaccaaatttgataaacgcgggacgttttaatattaatataagttcaactttttaactaactaatctatatatatataatgatgcttaatttttaaagtgtccggattgccgggtcgagagatgtggttaatttggatacttgggtcggattgtgggttgacccgtttttaaatttaaaacggttaaaaataaaattaaaaatactagaggtatgtttcgaacttgcaacctaacaaaacaagtacaactctttaaccaactaggctacaaagactttatattttaaattcaacaccaaatttgataaacgcgggacgttttaatattaatataaattcaactttttaactaactaatctatatatatataatgatgcttaatttttaaagtgtccggattgccgggtcgagagctgtggttaatttggatacttaggtcggattgtgggttgacccgtttttaaatttaaaacggttaaaaataaaattaaaaatgctagaggtatgtttcgaacttgcaacctaacaaaacaagtacaactctttaaccaactaggctacaaagactttatattttaaattcaacaccaaatttgataaacgcgggaggttttaatattaatataagttcaactttttaactaactaatctatatatatataatgatgcttaatttttaaagtgtctggattgccgggtcgagagctgtggttaatttggatacttgggtcggattgtgggttgacccgtttttaaatttaaaacgtttaaaaataaaattaaaattgctagaggtatgttccgaacttgcaacctaacaaaacaagtacaactttttaaccaactaagctataaagactttatattttaaattcaacaccaaatttgataaacgcgggacgttttaatattaatataagttcaactttttaactaactaatatataatgatgttgagtaaatggataattgggtcggattgtgggttgactcactcataaacttaaaacggttaaaaataaaataaaaaatgttatccgtaattttttttcactgtttttatattattatttgtgcaaatgcacgggctaaatgctttaaacaaactaattaatattttatttatctttccattcatttaatatcaatcaatttattaaataaaaaaaaacatatatatatatatatattttatcattatatattattaaaataaatcttaatttttaaaacttttaccaaacaaatttatttaaataatctcataAAGTATTTAAATAACCCTACAACTAGTTAATCTTgggttttaattgattttttaaaattgattttaattttaaaaaaaatatatgtatcaagtcattattattttaactatcaaaatattttatttattaataaaaaatgtacccttattttatttttattagatttaaattttaaatataaaagaaacattttaatcatttttttttgagaacgctgggttccgctgctcctatggagtgcgactaatctccgagagttaagtacatagcccgcaaacacacttaaccatttaaccaagcGCATAACTTGCCGcccgacgggctcgaacccaagacctcatggaggcctgaGGGATATCCACCTCatgttgccgctaggctagattTATCTTATACATTATGTTGAATTGTGATTAAGTTATTAACTCACccgattttgataattttgtttaaataatcaaaaaggaagaaattattaaattgtgtttaaatcatgaaccacttaattttgataaattagcttaaataataaaaagaaaaagaaattgttagattaaaatcttaattgattTAGAATAATTAACCTACTTGATTtggatgattgatgaaatgattttgataatgaatggataaaacaaagtatgtatatatatatatatatatatataattgttagtcatatcaattatacaaatatataaaaagaacaGGCATTGTTAAGTCCTGAGTTTCTGATCGAACTTGTGTAGAAActaacagaagaaggggtgatgtaggagtttttATTTCCAAAAATCCATAAATAACTCCGTGTCCATTTCTTACTGTCTTATTCATACTACATCAatacgcttcaaatctagcgagttattccgcacttgaatctgatTCAAGAGCCCGCGAAGATTTATTACGAGAATAGAAACACGTCTTAACCTCTAACAAGGTTAAAACCGAATTGAAAGTTGAAAGTCGTTCAACAATACTCAACCCCACCAGTTGTTGTTGACACTGatctcaacaagtggtatcagagtaagGTTTTCTACTCTCTAAGCAACAGTCATCAGTATGTCTATCATTAACAAGATCCATATGTTCACAAAGGAAAACTATGATATCTGAAAGATAAGAATGCAAGTTCATCTGGCCGCTCAagacgatgacatgtggtatgtcattaCCGACGGTCCGATGAAAATCATGAAGATCAGCATAGCCACAACTACAAATGATGGTTCTCCTGAGATGACGGAGAAGCCAATATATGAGTGAACAAATGAAGACAAGGGGAAAGCCAATCTCGACAATGTGGCTAAGGATATTCTATACAAAATATTGGACAAAAATATGTTCAACAAAATTAAATCTTGTTCCACCGCTAAGGAGATTTGGGAGAAATTGACTCAAATCTATGAAAGCTCCTCAAATAAAAGTGAGGAAGAAACTGTGAACTGTTTCATGGCAGACGACATCGAGGTATTTGACTTCAACTCTGACGAATTTACGAGAGAAGATCTAACttctgcactcaatgacatggtcattgagtacaagaaactgtcagactcttttaataaaataaatttgaaaaataaatctgaCAGTACAAGATCATCATCTCAAAACAATGAACttgaagttttaaaattaaatgagctctcatttgagaatgaaaaGCTCAAAGAAACAATCCAAACTCTTTCTACTGAAAAACAAAGATTAAACTATGTGATTAGTTCATGGACGAAACCTGGAAATACTCTCAAACAACTGTATGAGCAACAAAAGCTtaccggatgcaaatccggtttggAGTATGTTGAGAGCAACCCAGCTAAGTCCAACAATAAGTTAAACCCAGTTAAAGACAAACTTAAACCCATAAGTTATGTCAAGGGTAATTTAACTAACACATGAACTAATCACAGCAGTGATGACTTAACGTTAAAAGATgagattaaatatgttaagccaACTAACAGTTGGCTCAAGCCCAAGAAGCGAGCAACCAGCTGGTCTAACAAACAAAACTTTGACAAAAAGTTAAAAGATGTTTAtcaaaaattatcttttaaaggTAAGGGATTATCAGCTGGCAGAAAGACGTCTTCCAAGACTAAATCATACGCACCTCTAACAACTCAAAGTGGGAAATTCatcaaataatcaaagtatgaatttccaagggactaataagacacggacccaaagaaaatgGGTACCAAATTTGTTATTGTCTATGGATGCAGGTAAAACAACACGTTCAAATGGAATACCTCTCAACAAACCAACAAGTGACAGATATCTTTACAAAGCCACTTCCCGAGTCTATGTTTTCtcaccttagaaatattttaagattgttagattacGATAATGCCTAAACTGATTAAATGATGAACACACCTGGTTTTGATaatatagtttaaataataaaaaagggagaaattgttgaattgtgattaaattatgaactcatctggttttgataatttggtttaaataatcaaaaagggagaaattgttgaattGTGATTAAGTTATGAACTcacattgttttgataatttggtttaaataataaaaaagggagaaTTTGTTGAAATTGTGATTAAGTTATGAACTCacctagttttgataatttggtttaaataatcaaaaatggagaatttttttaattgtgatTAAGTTATGAACTCAGCTGATTTTGATAATAtggtttaaataatcaaaaatgcagaaattatttaattgtgtttaaattattaacccacttagttttgaaaatttagcttaaataatcaaaaaaaaagagaaattgttagattaaagtcttaattgatttaggataattaacatacttaattttgatgattgatgattgttgaaatgattttgataatgaatggattaaactaagtatatatatatataattgttagtcatatcaattatataaatatataaaaagaaatcaacatcttaagtggtgtagtgatTAAGtgttcattttatataataaagatcGTGGGTTTGAATCTCACCTATGAAGACGCCTTAAAGTCAAAGGAAGTAAGCAGAACAGTGGTCAGAAGAAGCGCGTTCATACGCCTTCATCTTCCTTACTCATCGCCCGATAAACGACAGACTGCCACATCAGCACACTGTAGCAGCACCCGCCACATCAGCACACACATTAATCAACAGAATAATGACTTCCACATCAGCACAATGTAGCAACACCCTCCACATCAGCACGCACATTAATCAACAGAATAATACTTTATGTCAATATTCAGATTCGACCATTGCATTAAATGTCGTGCatcagacgccttgcttcagtagaAGACTGTAGCAGCGCCCGTTCATCTTCTTTACTCATCACCCAATAAACGGTAGACTGCCACATTAGCACGCACAATAATCAACGGAATAATGCCATATTCAGAACGCCATTCAAGTTAGTAGTGGTCTGAAGAAGGGCGTTCAGACGCTTTGCTTTAGCAGAAGACTGTAGCAGCGCCCGTTCATCTTCCTTACTCATCGCTCGATAAACGGCAGACTACCACATCAGCACGCACAATAATCAACGGAATAATGCCACATGTTAATATTTAGATACGAGCATTGAATATCGTGCATCATTTATACAAACCTTGCTACGATACTCAAGTGCGGCTACAACACTCAAGTAGAGCTACGCTACATCAGCACGCGAAGCTCTACAACACACCATCATTGAATGCAAAGAAGTTGTGACTCATATATATAAGTGGATCTTAATATAGAAGAAGCTTGTTGTTATTGCTGCTTATAAAAAGGATTACTCTCTCACTATCCAAATTGTAATTCATATACTTTGTATTCTCAATTAAGATAAGTTGAGAGAGAAGTTGTTGTGACATCTGTTAAGCATATTAAacgttgtaagttgaacagaggtgtctgttcaacagagtgagagctaggagttcagaataGGCATTGTTAAGTCCTGAGTTTCTGACCGAACTTATGTAGAGGCTATACAAGTTAAAGTATTCTAGTATATCCTTCTGGTAatagaaaaaggggtgacgtatgagcttttatcttcgaacatctaTGAACAACTCCGTGTCCATTTCTTATTATCTTATTCATACTACTTCAATACGCTTTAAATCTAGCGAGttattccgcacttgaatttgATTCAAGAGCTCGCAAAGATTTGTTACGAGAATAGAAACATGTCTTAACCTCTAACCGGGTTAAAACCGAATTGGAAGTTAAAAGTCGTTCAACAATACTCAACTCCACATGTTGTTGTTGACGTCGATCACAACACaaaatctcaaatatttttttattaaaaaaataaaatattaaaatcattttaaactGAAGAGTGATATCATAATTATGagatattttatcttttaaataataaattctaattaaaaaaatgtgattttaaaccttttttttttttttacttttatcacTACACTATCTATAGTTagattatttttgaattattatgtAGATCATCTAAGTTCATGTtttatattaatgtaattttattactttatttgatatatttttttatggataTATAAGGCCATATATTAGTGacttttgattaaataatatatttaattttcattattcaaaaaaaaattacatattaaaaattaaattataaaataatgtcaacaaaagcaaaacaattaaataaaaatctaggtgttaaataatatgacatagttgcaataattaaaattctaatgatGAAATGAAACaatcttgtaattttttagaGCGATTCCAAAAGTCTGTAACGATGAGTGATCAAGTAGAGCAAACCAAACTAATCAATCAAACGTTGTCGGAAAAtctctacaaaatattttgagcgGTAATTAATTTTGTCCTTGACCGAAAGTTGGTAAGCAACGCCGAAAAATGTTATGTCAAGTGATAACTgatcatcaacatatatgataaaaaaatgagaaactcGTAGAAATAATGAGAAGATATATGTAAGAGGGTCTCCGACTGAAAGATTCTATTCGGTGACTCtttattggaaaatgaaaaacaaCTTCAAATTCAGTAACTTCATCTCATTTGTTGTTAAAGAGGAGACAGATACAGACTCGAGAAAACATCACCAACATAATAAGAGAATGTGAGCAACAAATGATCCACCAAATATTGGGAGAATTATTCGATCACAAAAATTCAGGATAAATAATTCAACCCAGCTAACTAAGATACCGCGTCGAACAAAATACAACACTAATTCAAAATTCTAATGCTAGAAAAGTCATCGAGAGAAGAATGAATGTCTTATCAATctctttacaattttttattttttatttttattattattttttttatagagaagatgagtattttcattttttgatAGTATCATTTACATCTTCATtcatttagtatttattatatattatgtttgactcataattattttcttttagatCATATactttttgaattattataatttttttttgacaaaagatAACTATTCACAAACTATAAAATATAGATCTTTaagacaataataaataaatatttgacaaCCTTTCTACTAAGGGAAATGTTTATGAGTTttgctaaatatttttttaatagaaatgaaaattaaaccttattctaaaattaataaattaaatttttaagtcAAAATAAGAAATCCAGTTGAGTCACTTTTCTAGAGACTCTCAATCCCTTAAATTAATGTTCCTGCTTTGACCGACTAAATAGAGGgagtttgaaatattttttcattttttttaaaaatatttttttaagcaatcaaattacttaatttaataattaaaatattaaaatattaaaatataatgatgcttaatttttaaagtttccggattgccgggtcgagagctgtggttaatttggatacttgggtcggattgtgggttgacccgtttttaaatttaaaacggttaaaaataaaattaaaaatgctagaggtatgtttcgaacttgcaacctaacaaaacaagtacaactctttaaccaactaggctacaaaaactttatattttaaattcaaca from Impatiens glandulifera chromosome 5, dImpGla2.1, whole genome shotgun sequence includes:
- the LOC124939797 gene encoding ankyrin repeat-containing protein At5g02620-like — its product is MINKKKQMIRKRDDTPLHSAAREGDLQFVLEKLIDCSSDELRKFLSMKNQSGETVLYVASECGYFGLVKELIKYYDAEMASLKATNGYDPFHIAAKQGHLGILKVLTEAFPELSLTCDQSNRTSLHTAASQGHTEIVNFLLERNSGLATIARSNGKTALHSSARNGHLNVAIALLSKEPGIGTRIDKKGQTALHMAVKGTSIELVNQLINSDPVLLQMVDGKGNGPLHIAARKGRVQIVKTLLNHESIDTNVINKSGETALDTAEKVGNSEITNILKEHGVPNAESIKPRETITVRVRELKQTVSDIKHEVHNQLEHTRQTRRRVRGIAKRLNKMHEEGLNNAVNSTTVVAVLIATVTFAAIFSVPGQYEDNPKSVPIGLSLGEARIGSKVPFAVFFLFDSFALFISLAVVVIQTSVVAVERNAKKEMMFFINKLMWLACAFLSVAYLALCYIVVGDGQRLFAVGATFVGAVIMMVTFGTLCYWVIMHRIEGYNLRSVRKSTRGSKSQSRSLSDLDVHNNEYTNVYAI